One segment of Kogia breviceps isolate mKogBre1 chromosome 14, mKogBre1 haplotype 1, whole genome shotgun sequence DNA contains the following:
- the ROGDI gene encoding protein rogdi homolog isoform X3: MPRNNQLLHFAFREDKQWKLQQIQDARNHVSQAIYLLANRDESYQFRTGAEVLKLMDAVMLQLTRARNRLTTPATLTLPEIAASGLTRMFAPALPSDLLVNVYISLNKLCLTVYQLHALQPNSSKNFRPAGGAVLHSPGAMFEWGAQRLEVSHVHKVECVIPWLNDALVFFTVSLQLCQQLKDKISVFSSYWSYRPF; the protein is encoded by the exons ATGCCCAGGAACAACCAGCTGCTGCACTTTGCCTTCAGGGAGGACAAGCAGTGGAAGCTGCAGCAG ATCCAGGACGCCAGGAACCATGTGAGCCAAGCCATTTACCTCCTTGCCAACCGGGATGAGAGCTACCAGTTCAGGACAGGAGCAGAGGTCCTCAAG ctgATGGATGCCGTGATGCTACAGCTGACCAGAGCCCGAAACCGGCTCACCACTCCAGCCACCCTCACTCTGCCTGAGATCGCTGCCAGCGGCCTCACG CGGATGTTCGCCCCCGCCCTGCCTTCCGACCTGCTGGTCAATGTCTACATCAGCCTTAACAAGCTCTGCCTCACCGTGTACCAGCTGCATGCCCTGCAGCCCAATTCCAGCAAG AACTTCCGCCCAGCTGGAGGTGCCGTGCTTCACAGCCCTGGGGCCATGTT CGAGTGGGGTGCACAGCGTCTAGAGGTGAGCCACGTGCACAAGGTGGAGTGTGTGATCCCGTGGCTGAACGATGCCCTCGTCTTCTTCACCGTCTCCCTGCAGCTCTGCCAGCAGCTCAAGGATAAG atcTCCGTGTTCTCCAGCTACTGGAGCTACAGGCCTTTCTGA